The nucleotide sequence TGCCAAAGTCAAGCACCTTGACACCCTTGATGTTTTTCTCTTCGTCAAGCAACAGAAAGATGTTGTCCGGCTTGACATCCCGGTGAACGATGCCCTTGCTGTGGGCAGCGTGCAGCGCCGAGCAGACACCAGAGTAAATGAAGTGAATGTCTTCATACGGCAACTGGCGGTGTTCCCGCAGCCAATCGCCTAGCGACATCCCTTCGAGGTACTCCATGACGAAGTACACCAAGTTGGAGTCCTTCGTCACGCCGAAGTCAGTGACGCTGACGGCGTTTGGATGGCGAATCTGGGCCGCCGCCTGCGCTTCGCGGCGGAAGCGCGCCACGGCCTTTTCGTCCTCGCCGAATTGAGCGTGCAGGACTTTGACGGCAAAAGGCGTCCCAATCTCGACGTGAACGGCGCGGTAGACCTGCCCCATGCCGCCCTCGCCGATTTTTTTCTCAATGCGATACTTGCCGTCAATGAGCGTCGGTATGAGGCCGTTGCCGTCAACCGGGCAAAAGGTCACATCCTCGTCATATTCTCGCCCGCAGGCTGGACATTGCTTCATTGTGGTGCGCCGTCATCCGCTCGACCAGACCGCCGTTGGCGTGCTGAAGGGCCATCAGCTTAGCTAACATACGGATTGTTGGAAAACTATGCCGGTGTTGTCAAACGCCCGCATCGAAACCGGAGCGCGCCATGCCAAACGACCTCATGCTTGCACGGAGCTTTACGGTTTGCGGAGCGGGACCAGCCGGGACACTGGCGGCTTTGTACCTAGCGCGACAAGGGTACCGCGTTACTCTGTATGAGCGGAACCCTGACCTGCGTACGTCGCCTGTGCCGCGTGGACGCTCCATCAATCTGGCGCTCTCCACGCGCGGTCTGCATGCCTTGGAGGCCGTCGGACTGGCCGCAGTGATCCGCCCGCTGGCAATTCCTATGCGTGGGCGGATGATCCACAGCCCAACGGGAGAATTGACCTTCCAGCCCTACGGGCGTACGCCTGAAGAAACGATTTTTTCCATCTCCCGCCACCGACTAACCTGCGCCTTGCTCGACGCGACAGCCGCTTGGCCGAACCTAGAGATTCATTTTGCGACGCGCTGCGTCGGGCTGAACTTGGCGACTATGACGCTAGACATTGAAGACGCACAGACACGAACCGTACGCCAAGTTCGTCCGCAAACTGTCATTGGCGCGGACGGGGCGTTCTCGGCTGTGCGTCAGGCGCTTCAGCGTACTGAACGCTACGACTACGCGCAGACGTTTTTACCGCACGGCTACAAGGAATTGACGATTCCGGCATTGCCTGACGGTTCGCACGCGCTTGCCAAAAACTACCTCCACATCTGGCCGCGGCAGGACTTTATGCTCATTGCCCTGCCGAATCTGGATGGGTCGTTTACCTGCACGT is from Chloracidobacterium sp. and encodes:
- a CDS encoding FAD-dependent monooxygenase; protein product: MPNDLMLARSFTVCGAGPAGTLAALYLARQGYRVTLYERNPDLRTSPVPRGRSINLALSTRGLHALEAVGLAAVIRPLAIPMRGRMIHSPTGELTFQPYGRTPEETIFSISRHRLTCALLDATAAWPNLEIHFATRCVGLNLATMTLDIEDAQTRTVRQVRPQTVIGADGAFSAVRQALQRTERYDYAQTFLPHGYKELTIPALPDGSHALAKNYLHIWPRQDFMLIALPNLDGSFTCTLFLAYEGAESFAQLTDDDAVRRFFDRHFPDVTPLMPTLLEDFKHNPTGSMVTIRCFPWQYAGRVVLVGDAAHAVVPFYGQGMNASFEDCFILDECLRRHNGDTQAAFLDYQQRRKINTDALAELAYENYLEMRAKVASPWFLLRRRLEYALSRVLGDRFLPLYTMVSFTRIPYAEARARAARQERWLDAILVAVALVSLLTLLWLLWRWFR